One window of the Glycocaulis alkaliphilus genome contains the following:
- a CDS encoding TetR/AcrR family transcriptional regulator, whose protein sequence is MDEAAPDRFPAPGNDNQTADTPHALRPETAMTASPALHSDRQRELLDMLSVAAVADRSGPVSLRQFAIRAGVSEPTLRHFFKDRQGVVIAILHHFARQAGAWLALSASPADTLETAVKGYLDLALQGFDNSLFVQAHAFALVESIHDPVVGRAYLDIVVEPSLQAIEARLGPSLDPEGHNPDRVRHGALALYSTMLFAILHQRLLHGDEARPLAMNAFFSDLVTLFGGGLAPKA, encoded by the coding sequence ATGGACGAAGCAGCACCGGACCGATTCCCTGCGCCCGGAAACGACAACCAGACGGCAGACACGCCGCACGCCCTTCGCCCGGAGACGGCCATGACCGCGTCGCCCGCCCTGCACTCCGACCGTCAGCGCGAATTGCTGGACATGCTCTCCGTCGCGGCCGTCGCTGACCGTTCAGGGCCGGTTTCCTTGCGCCAGTTCGCCATAAGGGCGGGTGTGTCGGAGCCGACGCTGCGCCATTTCTTCAAGGACCGCCAGGGCGTCGTCATCGCCATTTTGCACCATTTCGCGCGGCAGGCCGGCGCATGGCTTGCCCTGTCTGCCTCCCCCGCAGACACGCTGGAAACCGCGGTGAAGGGCTATCTCGATCTGGCCCTGCAGGGCTTTGACAATTCGCTCTTCGTGCAGGCTCACGCGTTTGCACTGGTGGAATCCATTCATGACCCGGTTGTCGGGCGGGCCTATCTCGACATCGTCGTTGAGCCGTCGCTGCAAGCCATTGAGGCACGCCTTGGCCCAAGTCTTGACCCGGAGGGCCACAACCCTGACCGGGTGCGCCATGGCGCACTGGCGCTCTACTCCACCATGCTGTTTGCGATACTGCACCAGCGCCTGCTCCATGGCGACGAGGCGAGGCCTCTGGCCATGAACGCCTTTTTTTCCGATCTCGTGACCCTGTTCGGCGGCGGGCTGGCACCAAAGGCTTGA
- a CDS encoding aromatic ring-hydroxylating oxygenase subunit alpha: MFLRNIWYYACPASDLKPGKMLHKVLLGEPVVFARGSDGAVFALRDLCPHRGVPLSAGRLCAAGSTVDGKTLGEPQIECPYHGWRFGPDGACKAIPALVTGQEMDIGRIRVRRYPVRELQGNIWIWMPMASDGPVLDDTPEPDHEPPVMPEVGERSPTLIERMVFDCHVDHAVIGLMDPAHGPYVHRSVFWRSEKSMHEKEKAFGPSELGFTMLPHTPSKNSRFYKILGGNLTTAISFRLPGVRVEHITAGTRGHVVGLTSVTPLTETSTEVTQSFYWTLPVLGALKPVLRPFVRSFLKQDGDMVNIQKEGLKFDPRLMLINDSDVQAKWYFRLKDAWEKGGGARTGFENPVQPASLRWRS; encoded by the coding sequence ATGTTTCTGCGTAATATCTGGTATTATGCCTGCCCGGCCTCGGACCTGAAGCCCGGCAAGATGCTGCACAAGGTTCTCCTGGGCGAGCCGGTCGTGTTTGCGCGCGGCAGTGACGGCGCGGTGTTCGCCTTGCGCGATCTGTGTCCGCATCGCGGCGTACCGCTCTCGGCCGGGCGCCTGTGCGCGGCAGGCAGCACGGTGGATGGAAAGACGCTGGGCGAGCCCCAGATCGAGTGCCCCTATCATGGCTGGCGGTTCGGCCCCGACGGCGCATGCAAGGCCATACCCGCTCTGGTCACCGGCCAGGAAATGGATATTGGCCGGATCCGGGTGCGGCGCTATCCGGTGCGCGAGCTGCAGGGCAATATCTGGATATGGATGCCCATGGCCAGTGACGGTCCGGTGCTGGACGACACGCCAGAGCCTGATCACGAACCCCCGGTCATGCCGGAAGTGGGCGAGCGTTCGCCCACCCTGATCGAACGCATGGTCTTCGACTGCCATGTCGATCACGCCGTTATCGGCCTGATGGATCCCGCGCACGGGCCTTATGTCCACCGCTCGGTCTTCTGGCGCTCGGAAAAATCCATGCACGAGAAGGAAAAAGCGTTCGGGCCAAGCGAGCTGGGCTTCACCATGCTGCCGCACACGCCGTCGAAAAACTCGCGCTTTTACAAAATCCTCGGCGGCAATCTGACCACCGCGATCAGCTTCCGCCTGCCGGGCGTCCGGGTGGAGCACATCACCGCAGGCACGCGCGGCCACGTTGTCGGGCTGACATCAGTGACCCCGCTCACCGAAACATCCACCGAGGTGACACAGAGCTTCTACTGGACACTGCCCGTTCTGGGTGCGCTGAAGCCCGTGCTGCGGCCCTTCGTGCGCTCCTTCCTGAAACAGGATGGCGACATGGTGAACATCCAGAAGGAAGGCCTGAAGTTTGATCCCCGCCTGATGCTCATCAATGACAGCGATGTGCAGGCAAAATGGTATTTCCGGCTGAAGGACGCCTGGGAGAAGGGCGGCGGCGCGCGCACCGGCTTCGAGAACCCGGTACAACCTGCGAGCCTGCGCTGGCGTAGCTGA
- a CDS encoding AbgT family transporter, with amino-acid sequence MTRFLDGVEWLGNLLPHPVTLFAILAGLMILASGLFGGVMEVAVEDPRPEGASGRAADGMIRAVSLMNEDGFRRIFTSLTTNFTSFAPLGVVLVAMLGVGVAEKSGLLSAAVRSIVLGANRHTVTVAVVFAGVLSNTASEMGYVVLVPLAGAVFYALGRHPLAGMAAAFAGTSGGYSANLLIGTIDPLLAGITTEAAQLIDPGYVVSAPANWYFMVISTFMITVVGSLVTIFIVEPKLGKYDSSRADPAVLDKNMMQPVSGAEKKGLVWAGIATLAVFAAMAWTLMGDELSLSLPFIGSLFSFGVPDWLPGWGALRNPDTGSIFQQAPFFTGFVTWIFLFFLIVGFAYGRAAGTMKNDRDVIDGMASAISTLGLYIVLVFFAAQFVAFFGWSNLGAITAVTGAQFLTDTGMTGPAIFIGFILMCCFVNLMLGSASAQWAVTAPIFVPMLMLVGYSPEVIQAAYRIGDSSTNIITPMMSYFGLILAWMTRYDKNLGIGTVIAMMLPYSVAFLVIWVALFFLWTFGLGLPVGPGSPTFYEMPAG; translated from the coding sequence ATGACCCGCTTTCTTGATGGTGTGGAATGGCTGGGCAATCTCCTGCCTCATCCTGTCACCCTTTTTGCGATCCTGGCCGGCCTGATGATCCTGGCCTCTGGCCTGTTTGGCGGCGTGATGGAAGTGGCTGTGGAAGACCCGCGCCCCGAAGGCGCGAGCGGACGCGCAGCCGATGGCATGATCCGCGCCGTCAGCCTGATGAATGAAGATGGCTTCCGGCGCATCTTCACCAGCCTCACCACCAATTTCACCAGCTTTGCGCCGCTAGGCGTCGTGCTGGTGGCGATGCTGGGCGTCGGCGTGGCGGAGAAATCAGGGCTTCTGTCTGCCGCCGTGCGTTCCATCGTGCTCGGCGCGAACCGGCATACCGTCACCGTAGCCGTGGTGTTTGCAGGCGTGCTCTCCAACACCGCATCGGAGATGGGTTATGTGGTTCTGGTGCCGCTGGCGGGCGCGGTGTTCTACGCGCTGGGACGCCATCCGCTCGCCGGCATGGCCGCCGCCTTTGCGGGCACATCGGGCGGCTATAGCGCGAACCTGCTGATCGGCACGATCGACCCCCTGCTGGCGGGCATCACGACCGAGGCCGCGCAGCTGATTGATCCGGGCTATGTCGTCTCGGCGCCCGCCAACTGGTATTTCATGGTGATCTCGACCTTCATGATCACGGTCGTCGGTTCGCTCGTCACCATTTTCATCGTCGAGCCGAAGCTGGGCAAATACGATTCCAGCCGCGCCGACCCGGCCGTCCTCGACAAGAACATGATGCAGCCGGTATCCGGCGCAGAGAAGAAGGGCCTGGTCTGGGCGGGTATCGCCACTTTGGCTGTCTTTGCCGCCATGGCCTGGACGCTGATGGGCGACGAACTCTCGCTAAGCCTCCCCTTTATCGGCTCGCTGTTCTCGTTTGGGGTGCCTGACTGGCTGCCCGGCTGGGGCGCGCTGCGCAATCCCGATACCGGCTCCATCTTCCAGCAGGCGCCCTTCTTCACCGGCTTCGTGACCTGGATATTCCTCTTCTTCCTCATCGTCGGCTTTGCCTATGGCCGCGCCGCCGGGACGATGAAGAATGACCGGGATGTGATTGACGGCATGGCGTCTGCCATCTCCACGCTCGGCCTCTACATCGTGCTGGTCTTCTTCGCCGCCCAGTTCGTTGCTTTCTTTGGCTGGTCGAACCTCGGCGCGATTACCGCCGTCACCGGCGCACAATTCCTCACAGACACCGGCATGACCGGCCCGGCCATTTTCATCGGCTTCATCCTGATGTGCTGCTTTGTGAACCTGATGCTGGGCTCGGCCAGCGCGCAATGGGCGGTGACCGCGCCCATCTTCGTGCCCATGCTGATGCTGGTGGGCTATTCGCCCGAAGTGATCCAGGCCGCCTACCGGATCGGGGATTCATCGACCAATATCATCACGCCCATGATGAGCTATTTCGGCCTGATCCTCGCCTGGATGACGCGCTATGACAAAAACTTGGGTATCGGCACCGTCATCGCGATGATGCTGCCCTACTCGGTTGCCTTCCTGGTCATCTGGGTCGCGCTGTTCTTCCTGTGGACCTTCGGCCTTGGCCTGCCGGTCGGTCCGGGATCGCCGACCTTCTACGAGATGCCCGCGGGGTAG
- a CDS encoding alpha/beta hydrolase encodes MRNAVSAMLALLCVSACAPTLSVAQFEELPRDVARQPVLTVSGRAPTDDATLFGRERSETLSYGVHTVSIPPDREPGRIRYPRGTPDPMRHFTLAFAETLSGQDVFLDTLNRKLSQLDEEERILVIFVHGYNETFGSGLFRFAQMMHDFEIPGVPLYFAWPSAGDPRYYAYDLDSVFISRDGLADTLRLASRAQADRIMIIAHSMGSMLTLETLRDLSDANDAEVLNRIGQVALMSPDLSVDVFRSQLTVIGEASDIDFIVFTSTRDRALRASAVLRGQTDRLGSLRSVEEVADLRLTVVDVSSFDTADPMRHSTVSMSPQLIALFAGTRDFGVEPAAQAGGVRGPLSLSVNVVRQATEIILAPAAAAAGAIEGTGARQQ; translated from the coding sequence TTGCGCAATGCCGTCTCGGCCATGCTGGCCCTGCTATGTGTCAGCGCCTGTGCGCCCACTCTTAGCGTCGCCCAGTTCGAGGAGTTGCCGCGGGACGTCGCCCGTCAGCCGGTATTGACGGTTTCGGGCCGCGCACCAACCGATGACGCGACTCTGTTCGGGCGCGAGCGCTCGGAGACGCTCAGCTACGGCGTGCATACGGTTTCCATTCCGCCAGACCGCGAGCCGGGCCGCATCCGCTACCCGCGCGGCACGCCCGATCCGATGCGCCATTTCACTCTGGCATTCGCTGAAACGCTCAGCGGGCAGGATGTCTTCCTCGACACGCTGAACCGAAAGCTCTCCCAGCTCGACGAGGAGGAGCGCATCCTTGTCATTTTCGTACACGGGTATAACGAGACGTTTGGCAGCGGCCTGTTCCGCTTCGCCCAGATGATGCACGATTTCGAGATACCCGGCGTGCCGCTCTACTTTGCCTGGCCGAGCGCGGGGGATCCGCGCTATTACGCCTACGATCTCGACAGCGTGTTCATCAGCCGGGACGGGCTTGCCGACACGCTGCGCCTTGCCTCGCGCGCGCAGGCAGACCGGATCATGATCATTGCCCATTCCATGGGGTCGATGCTGACGCTGGAAACCTTGCGTGACCTGTCTGATGCCAACGATGCCGAGGTCCTGAACCGGATAGGGCAGGTGGCCCTGATGTCACCGGATCTGAGCGTGGACGTGTTCCGCAGTCAGCTCACCGTCATCGGTGAAGCCTCCGATATTGACTTCATTGTCTTCACCTCCACCCGTGACCGGGCCTTGCGCGCCTCGGCGGTGCTGCGCGGCCAGACCGACCGGCTGGGTTCCCTGCGTTCGGTCGAGGAAGTGGCCGATCTGCGCCTCACCGTGGTCGATGTGTCCAGCTTCGATACGGCAGACCCGATGCGCCATTCCACAGTGTCCATGTCGCCGCAGCTGATTGCCCTGTTCGCCGGAACGCGCGATTTCGGGGTGGAGCCAGCGGCCCAGGCGGGCGGCGTGCGCGGTCCTTTGAGCCTTTCGGTCAATGTGGTCCGCCAGGCAACCGAGATCATCCTGGCGCCTGCCGCAGCGGCCGCCGGCGCCATTGAAGGCACCGGCGCGCGCCAACAGTAA
- a CDS encoding ParA family protein, protein MSCTTVMFANAKGGAGKSTLAFLSAIHFAATYDLRVCVIDFDRLRTTYNAVRRFSGSGVQSFYLADEHGEGHRVAPDAVRSALDNRRASSDVLFVDTPAGFPASTMVPAIQPDAIFVPVAVSDADIMATKAYLPELEEAASRMAEASGVKPRIMLVPNQVFSDDHALRIRDAFRGHSVRIAPALAFSRTLREVFHFEPGDANIASVFLENGDFFRWMSAETFALRQMRSRQG, encoded by the coding sequence ATGAGCTGCACCACCGTTATGTTCGCAAACGCCAAGGGTGGTGCGGGAAAGAGCACGCTTGCCTTTCTCAGCGCCATCCATTTTGCCGCGACATACGATCTGCGGGTGTGCGTGATCGATTTCGATCGTCTGCGCACGACATACAATGCTGTCCGCCGGTTCTCCGGCTCGGGCGTGCAGTCCTTTTACCTCGCTGACGAACACGGCGAGGGGCACAGGGTTGCGCCCGATGCCGTCCGGTCTGCGCTGGATAACCGGCGTGCCTCCAGCGATGTCCTGTTTGTGGATACGCCGGCGGGCTTTCCTGCCAGCACCATGGTTCCGGCGATCCAGCCAGATGCCATTTTCGTGCCCGTCGCTGTGTCCGATGCCGATATCATGGCCACCAAGGCCTACCTGCCGGAGCTGGAGGAGGCCGCCAGCCGCATGGCGGAGGCGTCAGGGGTGAAGCCGCGCATCATGCTGGTGCCCAATCAGGTGTTCAGCGATGATCACGCCTTGCGCATCCGCGATGCGTTCCGCGGGCACTCGGTCCGGATAGCGCCTGCACTTGCGTTCTCACGTACTTTGCGCGAAGTCTTCCACTTCGAGCCGGGTGACGCGAATATCGCCTCGGTTTTCCTCGAGAATGGTGACTTTTTCCGATGGATGTCGGCGGAAACTTTTGCGCTGCGGCAAATGCGATCCCGTCAGGGGTAA
- a CDS encoding bactofilin family protein — MSNSSSASKPTKNGIPDNGEDLAFFMGEKCSVEGAVLDVDGAARIDGQFSGKLRAVHLIVGEKGHVAGDISSETADIMGSVEDTLVLSGKLTIREAGRIEGQITYGSLEAHEGAQLVGQINTQGRATRTEGTSSLSNLRSAISQSARDTGSAPKPADTSPASDSDDSES; from the coding sequence ATGAGCAATTCCTCTTCTGCCTCCAAGCCCACCAAGAACGGCATTCCCGACAATGGCGAGGATCTCGCCTTCTTCATGGGCGAAAAATGCTCCGTGGAAGGGGCTGTCCTCGATGTTGACGGTGCCGCGCGTATCGACGGCCAGTTCAGCGGCAAGCTGCGCGCTGTTCACCTGATCGTTGGCGAGAAGGGGCATGTCGCGGGCGACATCTCCAGCGAGACGGCCGACATCATGGGCAGCGTGGAAGACACGCTGGTCCTGTCGGGCAAGCTGACCATCCGCGAAGCCGGGCGCATTGAAGGCCAGATCACCTACGGTTCGCTGGAAGCCCATGAGGGCGCCCAGCTGGTCGGCCAGATCAATACGCAAGGCCGCGCGACCCGCACGGAAGGGACGTCATCGCTCAGCAATCTGCGCTCGGCAATCTCGCAATCGGCACGTGATACAGGCTCGGCGCCCAAGCCCGCCGATACCTCGCCGGCCTCAGATTCCGACGATAGCGAATCCTGA
- a CDS encoding TonB-dependent receptor: MNAILRGLLASTALCALTQTALAHDTDAPREIITITGGRAPGALEADRPVSVISRDEIDAAGFARIGEALVFQTFVTGSEFNEDPGTQNDTSGTSNVNLRGLGLGATLVLVNGQRQTMASVAADDGSSFVDFNALMPSLAVERVEILRDGASPVYGADAVAGVINVITRDRFDGVETFAEWRGPTEFSGSGAGYTVGAIAGRAFDNWHVTGAVEWFDRQGLEGFETPFAPGTGLSSLGQPGSFYILAPGGGFEVTNASGGPAPVLDPDCVAAGGRPIATGAQTAFGQIGSCGLDFGQFFSVLTDEERLSGFAAISGDFGDTRIALRFAGAGQNVERGNSPSLANLRFPTISASQPANPFGRDVIWLGRPLGERAGAARREFEHRTWRAEASLEHDIQALNRDWSLSADLTYSRNTLRATITDTLADNFDAAILGFGGADCPVRAPGQGVAAGDQSQGCFFFNPFGSGGLVTDPSDPRYNDPAVIDYMIGENVRNSHADLVTGEFTAATDALFTLPAGPVSAAFGVHLRRESYRVDHGDDFNADNFLFIVGGPDYAGARSAQAVFADAILPLTHALRLQLAARHERQGDFSSTDPRVAAAFDVNDALTLRASWSRSYRAPSLHQEVSATTTLQSLTIGTQALFRPVRTVGNPDLDPERAQTFSAGVSARVSGINATVDAWRVRYEDLIVRESANAIIAADLADNGQFDDPRIELSPAGDVVLVRAAFVNAPRVDASGIDLALRGDPVDLARGSLGWGVDASWIGEFTIVDPVLNREIDALGSRNFTNFARSVPDWRASAYLDWTSGAFGVRAGVRHISGYRNDEGAGSDVESWTVLDLQGRYTLDLAGTALTLTAGALNITDEAAPFVPTPLGYDTKVHDPRGRVAYVRVGARF; this comes from the coding sequence ATGAACGCCATCCTTCGCGGCCTTCTGGCCAGCACGGCCCTGTGCGCCCTCACCCAGACCGCCCTGGCGCACGACACAGACGCGCCGCGCGAAATCATCACCATCACGGGCGGCCGCGCACCGGGCGCGCTGGAAGCAGACCGGCCCGTCTCCGTGATCAGCCGTGATGAGATCGACGCGGCTGGCTTCGCCCGTATCGGCGAGGCGCTGGTCTTCCAGACCTTCGTGACAGGGTCGGAGTTCAACGAGGATCCCGGCACGCAGAACGACACCTCAGGCACGTCCAACGTAAACCTGCGCGGGCTGGGCCTTGGCGCGACGCTGGTACTGGTCAATGGCCAGCGCCAGACAATGGCGAGTGTTGCCGCCGACGATGGCTCCAGCTTTGTCGATTTTAACGCCCTGATGCCCTCGCTGGCTGTAGAGCGGGTGGAAATCCTGCGCGACGGCGCTTCGCCGGTGTACGGCGCAGACGCGGTGGCCGGTGTCATCAATGTCATCACGCGCGACCGGTTTGACGGCGTTGAAACCTTCGCGGAATGGCGCGGGCCGACAGAATTTTCCGGCTCCGGTGCGGGCTATACGGTTGGCGCCATTGCGGGGCGAGCGTTTGATAACTGGCATGTCACCGGCGCTGTCGAGTGGTTTGACCGGCAGGGGCTTGAAGGATTTGAAACCCCGTTCGCGCCCGGCACGGGCCTCTCCTCGCTCGGCCAGCCGGGCTCCTTCTACATCCTCGCGCCCGGCGGCGGATTTGAAGTGACCAATGCCAGCGGCGGCCCGGCTCCCGTGCTTGATCCTGATTGCGTGGCAGCGGGCGGACGGCCCATAGCCACCGGCGCGCAGACAGCCTTCGGCCAGATCGGCTCGTGCGGGCTGGATTTCGGCCAGTTCTTCTCGGTGTTGACCGATGAGGAGCGGCTCTCCGGCTTTGCCGCGATTTCGGGCGATTTCGGCGATACACGTATCGCGCTGCGCTTCGCAGGCGCGGGGCAGAATGTGGAGCGCGGCAACTCGCCCTCGCTGGCAAACTTGCGCTTCCCCACCATCTCCGCCAGCCAACCCGCCAACCCGTTCGGGCGCGATGTGATCTGGCTTGGCCGCCCTCTGGGTGAGCGCGCGGGCGCAGCGCGGCGGGAGTTTGAGCATCGCACCTGGCGCGCCGAGGCGAGCCTTGAGCACGATATTCAGGCCCTGAACCGCGACTGGAGCCTGAGCGCCGATCTGACTTACTCGCGCAATACGCTGCGGGCGACCATCACCGATACGCTGGCCGATAATTTCGATGCCGCGATCCTAGGCTTTGGCGGGGCGGACTGCCCGGTGCGCGCACCGGGGCAAGGCGTGGCGGCGGGCGACCAGTCGCAGGGCTGCTTCTTCTTCAACCCGTTCGGCTCTGGCGGGCTGGTCACCGACCCGTCCGACCCGCGCTATAATGACCCCGCCGTCATCGATTACATGATCGGCGAGAATGTCCGCAACTCGCATGCAGACCTCGTGACGGGCGAATTTACAGCGGCGACCGACGCACTGTTCACCCTGCCTGCAGGCCCGGTCTCGGCCGCCTTTGGTGTCCATCTGCGCCGGGAGAGCTACCGCGTTGACCATGGCGATGATTTCAACGCGGACAATTTCCTCTTTATCGTCGGCGGGCCGGACTATGCGGGCGCACGCAGCGCACAGGCCGTCTTCGCCGACGCGATCCTGCCGCTGACTCACGCCTTGCGCCTGCAGCTTGCTGCCCGCCATGAGCGTCAGGGCGATTTTTCGTCCACCGACCCGCGCGTGGCGGCAGCCTTTGATGTGAACGATGCCCTCACCTTACGCGCCTCCTGGTCGCGCTCCTACCGCGCGCCGTCCTTGCATCAGGAAGTCTCAGCGACGACCACGCTGCAATCGCTGACCATCGGTACGCAGGCCTTGTTCCGCCCGGTGCGCACGGTCGGCAATCCCGATCTTGATCCCGAGCGCGCGCAGACCTTCTCGGCTGGCGTCTCTGCAAGGGTTTCAGGCATCAACGCCACCGTGGATGCGTGGCGGGTACGCTATGAAGACCTGATCGTCCGTGAAAGCGCCAATGCGATCATCGCCGCGGATCTGGCGGATAATGGCCAGTTTGACGATCCGCGTATCGAGCTCTCCCCGGCGGGCGATGTGGTGCTGGTGCGCGCCGCCTTCGTCAATGCGCCGCGCGTCGATGCGTCGGGCATTGATCTGGCTCTGCGTGGTGATCCGGTCGATCTGGCGCGCGGATCATTGGGGTGGGGCGTGGACGCCAGCTGGATTGGCGAGTTCACGATTGTGGACCCTGTGCTGAACCGCGAGATCGACGCGCTCGGAAGCCGCAACTTCACCAATTTCGCCCGCTCTGTACCCGACTGGCGCGCCAGCGCGTATCTGGACTGGACCAGCGGCGCGTTCGGGGTTCGCGCGGGCGTGCGCCATATTTCCGGATACCGCAATGATGAGGGCGCGGGCAGCGATGTGGAAAGCTGGACCGTGCTGGACCTGCAGGGCCGCTATACGCTTGATCTGGCGGGCACTGCCCTGACCCTCACCGCCGGGGCACTGAACATCACTGACGAGGCCGCGCCTTTCGTGCCGACGCCTCTGGGCTATGATACCAAGGTGCATGACCCGCGCGGGCGGGTGGCCTATGTGCGGGTTGGGGCGAGGTTTTAA
- the lpdA gene encoding dihydrolipoyl dehydrogenase translates to MADIRKCQVLVVGGGPGGYPAAIRAGQLGLDTVIVDKHGLGGTCLNRGCIPSKAFIHAASKYEEMAGHVGEGSLGISLKAAPVLDMAGVTAWKDTIVGKLTKGVGQLLKSAKVEAVSGWAVFSDAKTCTVELEDGKTLTIQAENVILATGSKETELPFLPFGDKVIGSTAALELTELPKKLVVVGAGYIGLELGIAFAKMGSEVSFVEAADAILPLYDSEMTRPITQWLKRHKINVHLKARAKGVEEKDGKSFLVFEDSSGKAEKLEADRILVAVGRKPVTEGWGLENMGLDMDGPFLKIDDQCRTPMRGVYAIGDLVGEPLLAHKATAQGELVAEVIAGHRRRFDPNSIAAVCFTEPEIVGVGVTPDEAKKKGENVITGKFPLAASGRALSMEGGADGGFVRITARESDHVILGIHAVGKHVSELSGEFALAIEMGARLEDIAGTIHVHPTLTECFAEAALAALGHPIHIPA, encoded by the coding sequence ATGGCCGATATTCGCAAATGTCAGGTTCTCGTTGTCGGCGGCGGACCGGGCGGTTATCCGGCGGCCATCCGCGCAGGCCAGCTCGGCCTTGATACGGTGATCGTGGACAAGCATGGCCTTGGCGGCACGTGCCTCAACCGGGGCTGCATCCCCTCCAAGGCCTTCATCCATGCGGCCTCCAAGTATGAGGAAATGGCCGGGCATGTGGGCGAGGGATCGCTTGGCATATCGCTCAAAGCCGCGCCCGTGCTGGACATGGCAGGCGTCACCGCCTGGAAGGACACGATCGTTGGCAAGCTGACCAAGGGCGTCGGCCAGCTCCTCAAAAGCGCCAAGGTCGAAGCGGTTTCCGGCTGGGCGGTATTCTCCGATGCGAAGACCTGCACGGTCGAGCTGGAAGACGGCAAGACGCTGACCATTCAGGCCGAGAACGTGATCCTGGCCACCGGCTCAAAAGAAACCGAGCTGCCCTTCCTGCCCTTTGGTGACAAGGTGATCGGCTCCACGGCCGCGCTGGAACTGACCGAACTGCCCAAAAAGCTGGTGGTCGTCGGCGCAGGCTATATCGGGCTGGAGCTGGGCATCGCGTTCGCCAAGATGGGCAGCGAGGTCAGCTTCGTTGAAGCCGCTGACGCCATCCTGCCGCTTTACGATAGCGAGATGACGCGCCCGATCACGCAATGGCTCAAACGCCACAAGATCAATGTCCATCTCAAAGCCCGCGCCAAGGGTGTTGAGGAGAAGGACGGCAAGAGTTTCCTCGTCTTCGAGGATTCCTCCGGCAAGGCAGAGAAGCTGGAAGCCGACCGCATTCTGGTGGCGGTGGGGCGCAAGCCCGTCACCGAAGGCTGGGGCCTTGAGAATATGGGTCTCGACATGGACGGGCCGTTCCTGAAGATCGATGATCAGTGCCGCACGCCCATGCGCGGCGTCTATGCTATTGGTGATCTGGTGGGCGAGCCGCTGCTGGCCCACAAGGCGACCGCTCAGGGCGAACTCGTGGCAGAGGTCATCGCCGGGCATCGCCGCCGGTTCGATCCCAATTCAATCGCCGCCGTGTGCTTCACCGAGCCGGAGATTGTCGGCGTCGGCGTGACGCCGGACGAAGCGAAGAAGAAGGGCGAGAACGTCATCACCGGCAAGTTCCCGCTGGCCGCCTCAGGCCGGGCGCTCTCCATGGAGGGCGGGGCTGATGGCGGTTTCGTCCGCATCACCGCGCGCGAGAGCGATCATGTGATCCTTGGCATCCACGCCGTCGGCAAGCATGTCAGCGAGCTCTCAGGCGAGTTTGCGCTGGCTATCGAGATGGGCGCCCGCCTTGAGGACATTGCCGGCACGATCCATGTCCACCCGACGCTGACCGAGTGCTTTGCCGAGGCTGCGCTGGCGGCTCTGGGCCACCCGATCCATATTCCGGCTTGA
- a CDS encoding DNA gyrase inhibitor YacG, with product MMSAKAKCPMCGKPVVHEFRPFCSKRCSDLDLQKWLSNSYAVPGEPVSPEALPPEEGE from the coding sequence ATGATGAGCGCCAAGGCCAAATGCCCGATGTGCGGCAAGCCGGTGGTGCATGAGTTCCGGCCCTTCTGCTCGAAACGCTGCAGCGATCTCGATCTGCAAAAATGGCTGTCGAATTCCTACGCGGTTCCGGGCGAGCCGGTATCGCCCGAGGCCCTGCCCCCGGAGGAGGGGGAGTAG